One segment of Ricinus communis isolate WT05 ecotype wild-type chromosome 8, ASM1957865v1, whole genome shotgun sequence DNA contains the following:
- the LOC8280273 gene encoding uncharacterized protein LOC8280273, whose protein sequence is MVQLMNNSSTRIIKKSPVKLELDDSSSLEDQLGPLHKRSKLDYSSSSLQMIPAASLSNPLEEPSPLGLRLKKSPSFLDLIQMKLSQAANNPNSKKDQKTAVITATDKLKASNFPATLLRIGNWEYKSRHEGDLVAKCYFAKHKLVWEVLDGGLKNKIEIQWSDIVAIKANFPDDGPETLDVVLARQPLFFRETNPQPRKHTLWQATSDFTGGQASLHKQHFLQCQQGFLGKHFEKLIQCDPRLNFLSHQPKILLESPYFEQRLPQFGDLNESAEVLEPKAEERPAVFALGDAASPVLSSSLSDEHQFFIGRTPESISRETPSPSSDAYGIKEFRSLRADRQMTPSHWNQIKVPGLHQSMSMSDFVNHIGQCISEQMTTGNPTILDDETKYNDILEEITQYLLSDYQLTSASDEQSLMSRVNSLCCLLQKDPGSARNLQARSSIDLEIDGDGRKGEAISNTMAACQSKAADGFPLPEDQLDNVSSCKQAPAMSRKDSIGDLLLNLPRIASLPQFLYNI, encoded by the exons ATGGTTCAGCTAATGAACAATTCTTCTACtagaattataaagaaatCACCAGTCAAGCTCGAACTGGACGATTCCTCTTCATTAGAAGATCAACTAGGTCCGCTTCACAAACGTTCAAAACTTGACTACTCTTCCTCTTCCTTACAG ATGATACCAGCTGCTTCTTTGTCTAATCCACTTGAGGAGCCAAGCCCTTTAGGTTTGCGTCTCAAGAAAAGCCCTTCCTTTTTGGACTTAATACAAATGAAACTTTCTCAAGCAGCAAATAATCCCAATAGCAAGAAAGATCAAAAGACTGCTGTTATTACTGCTACTGATAAGCTCAAGGCATCTAATTTTCCTGCTACCCTTTTGAGAATTGGGAATTGGGAG TATAAATCAAGACATGAAGGAGATTTGGTTGCGAAATGTTATTTTGCAAAGCATAAGTTAGTCTGGGAAGTTCTTGATGGCGGTCTTAAGAATAAGATTGAAATTCAGTGGTCTGATATTGTGGCTATCAAGGCTAATTTTCCCGATGATGGACCTGAAACTTTGGATGTtgtg TTGGCTAGACAGCCGCTTTTCTTTAGGGAGACTAATCCACAACCTAGGAAGCATACTTTGTGGCAGGCTACTTCAGATTTTACTGGTGGACAAGCTAGCTTACACAA GCAACATTTTCTGCAGTGCCAACAAGGCTTCTTAGGAAAGCATTTCGAAAAACTTATTCAGTGTGATCCTCGTCTCAACTTTCTTAGTCATCAGCCAAAAATTTTGTTGGAATCCCCGTACTTTGAGCAAAGGCTTCCTCAATTTGGTGACTTGAATGAATCTGCTGAGGTGCTCGAGCCAAAAGCTGAGGAGAGACCTGCTGTCTTTGCTTTAGGGGATGCAGCTTCTCCAGTTCTTTCATCTTCCTTGAGTGATGAACACCAATTTTTCATTGGCAGGACCCCAGAAAGTATTTCTAGGGAAACTCCATCGCCTAGCTCAG ATGCCTATGGAATCAAAGAATTCAGGAGTCTCAGAGCAGACAGACAGATGACGCCAAGCCATTGGAATCAAATCAAGGTGCCTGGACTTCATCAATCCATGTCGATGAGCGACTTTGTGAACCACATTGGGCAATGCATTTCAGAACAGATGACCACCGGTAATCCTACTATTTTGGATGATGAGACAAAGTACAATGACATTCTGGAGGAGATTACTCAATACTTGCTCAGCGACTACCAACTAACGTCAGCATCAGACGAGCAGTCCCTCATGTCAAGGGTCAATTCTCTTTGCTGCTTACTCCAGAAGGATCCTGGTTCAGCACGAAATTTACAGGCTAGGAGTAGCATTGATCTTGAAATAGATGGTGATGGGAGAAAAGGTGAAGCTATATCCAATACTATGGCAGCCTGCCAGAGTAAAGCTGCAGATGGCTTTCCATTGCCCGAGGATCAGTTGGATAATGTATCTAGCTGCAAGCAGGCACCGGCTATGTCGAGGAAGGATTCAATTGGGGACCTGCTGCTTAATCTTCCAAGGATTGCATCCCTACCCCAGTTTTTATACAACATATAG
- the LOC8280272 gene encoding protein HEADING DATE REPRESSOR 1 isoform X1 yields the protein MKLSRSASLMEKDKKYDSKQGKKVDDGLLNGFSISSTPNISWKSRRRSASARNSDKVTNDTANETPPDKQEESYNDEKMEELNAVPVLSEKRKALFEPLEPVNNINGRRPSAESLLPPPDFDAASYPKGWLIGKKRKLVNVDVVESMRRIAVQEMNRKDREIDGLNEQLEEDARCLEHLQVQLLQERSKRAEVERENTMLQDQVTMLMNMLQDNEPMGDEGAGDEGPDEP from the exons ATGAAGCTTTCAAGAAGTGCTTCTTTAATGGAAAAGGATAAGAAGTACGATAGTAAACAAGGGAAGAAGGTCGATGATGGGCTTTTGAATGGATTCTCTATATCCTCTACTCCTAATATCTCCTGGAAATCTAGAAGGAGATCAG CTAGCGCGAGGAATTCTGACAAGGTAACAAACGACACTGCTAATGAAACACCACCCGACAAACAGGAAGAATCTTACAATGACGAAAAGATGGAGGAGCTAAATGCAGTTCCAGTGCTTTCTGAGAAGCGGAAGGCTCTCTTTGAACCACTGGAACCTGTAAACAATATCAATGGCCGGCGACCATCAGCTGAATCTCTGCTCCCTCCACCAGATTTTGATGCCGCAAGCTATCCAAAGGGGTGGCTGATTGGAAAGAAGCGTAAGCTTGTCAATGTAGATGTTGTCGAGAGCATGCGAAGGATTGCTGTTCAGGAAATGAACAGAAAG GACCGGGAGATTGATGGCCTAAACGAACAATTGGAAGAAGACGCAAGGTGTCTAGAGCACCTGCAAGTACAGCTTCTGCAGGAGCGGAGTAAAAGAGCAGAGgtagaaagagaaaataccATGCTGCAAGACCAAGTAACCATGCTGATGAACATGCTGCAGGACAACGAGCCAATGGGTGATGAAGGCGCAGGAGATGAAGGTCCTGATGAACCTTAA
- the LOC8280272 gene encoding protein HEADING DATE REPRESSOR 1 isoform X2: protein MDSLYPLLLISPGNLEGDQNGNFFPTASARNSDKVTNDTANETPPDKQEESYNDEKMEELNAVPVLSEKRKALFEPLEPVNNINGRRPSAESLLPPPDFDAASYPKGWLIGKKRKLVNVDVVESMRRIAVQEMNRKDREIDGLNEQLEEDARCLEHLQVQLLQERSKRAEVERENTMLQDQVTMLMNMLQDNEPMGDEGAGDEGPDEP from the exons ATGGATTCTCTATATCCTCTACTCCTAATATCTCCTGGAAATCTAGAAGGAGATCAG AATGGTAACTTCTTTCCAACAGCTAGCGCGAGGAATTCTGACAAGGTAACAAACGACACTGCTAATGAAACACCACCCGACAAACAGGAAGAATCTTACAATGACGAAAAGATGGAGGAGCTAAATGCAGTTCCAGTGCTTTCTGAGAAGCGGAAGGCTCTCTTTGAACCACTGGAACCTGTAAACAATATCAATGGCCGGCGACCATCAGCTGAATCTCTGCTCCCTCCACCAGATTTTGATGCCGCAAGCTATCCAAAGGGGTGGCTGATTGGAAAGAAGCGTAAGCTTGTCAATGTAGATGTTGTCGAGAGCATGCGAAGGATTGCTGTTCAGGAAATGAACAGAAAG GACCGGGAGATTGATGGCCTAAACGAACAATTGGAAGAAGACGCAAGGTGTCTAGAGCACCTGCAAGTACAGCTTCTGCAGGAGCGGAGTAAAAGAGCAGAGgtagaaagagaaaataccATGCTGCAAGACCAAGTAACCATGCTGATGAACATGCTGCAGGACAACGAGCCAATGGGTGATGAAGGCGCAGGAGATGAAGGTCCTGATGAACCTTAA